The region TATCGCTTCAAATCAGTGTTAAAGGCAGAATACTATCACGGCATGTGGTCCAACAGTCTGGATCTCTGTGGCTACATTACTACATTAACACAATCGCTGGGCCAATATTAGTACAAATACCTAATGCTGAATACCTGTGCTTTTGTGCTACATCTACCTTAGATAGGCTGCTTAGTGCATCAGATCTGACCACAATACGCACTAAACCATTAGCATTGAAAAATTTCGATCTCAATAATGTGACCGCACTTTATTGTTCATCACGGCAGAGTTTTAGAAACTTGACTCGAGCAAGTGTTGATCTTGCCATCCCTTTGTATGAAGCTGATATTCGTCCAGAACATCGATACTTGATCGAGCGATATATTGCGTTAGATGTTGAGTTTATTGGTGAGTATGCATCTAATCATCAACAAGATTTACCAATATTGATTGGCAATAGAGCCCGTAAAGCTGAGTTAACGATGCCGTTAAAAGCCATTTCATTGGATTTTGAATGTCGCTTTGATGGTGAGCTTTATTCAGTGGGCTTATACGGGAAAAGTGGGGACACTGCTTACCAGAAAGTCATGATGATTGGCGTTGCGCCTAATATTTCACATCACTCATGCCTTGGCACTGAAGATTTGCAGCAGGCAAGAGAATATGTCGAGTGGGTGGCCGATGAAAGATCACTCATTTTGCAATTGATAGCCTGGTTTCATGAGTATGATCCCGACATCATTATAGGCTGGGCAGTGGTCACTTTTGATCTGGCGTTATTGTATCGTAGGGCAAAGGCGCTTGGGATCAAGTTAAGCATTGGCAGAGGTGGGGCTGAACTAGGCTGGAAGGTGGCGGACAAATTTAGACCTGAGTCACTTTCGTTGCCAGGGAGAGTGGTCTTAGATGGGATCGATTGGCTTAAGGCCGCGTTTTATCGATTTGACAATTTTTCGCTTGAATGTGTGTCGCAATCCTTGCTTGGCGAAGGTAAAGCTATTCATAGTGTGGAAAATCGTGTTGATGAAATTAACGATCTGTTTGTACACGATAAGTTAGCACTTGCCCATTACAATTTGACTGATAGTCGTTTGGTGTGGGATATTTTTACGCATACTCAGTTGTTTGAGTTTGCCATTGAACGCTCTCGACTCACCGGTTTGGAATTGGGACGGGTAGGGGGCTCTGTTGCCGCTTTTAATAATTTATACTTGCCACATTTGCATCGAGCAGGCTTTGTTGCGCCAGCCATGGCATCAACTCAAGGAGTTGCCAGCCCAGGTGGTTATGTGATGGACTCATTACCTGGCTTATACCAAAACATCATCGTGCTTGATTTTAAAAGTCTCTATCCTTCCATTATCCGCACCTTTCTTATTGATCCTAAAGGATTGATACAAGGGCTATCAATGCCTGAACTTGATACAGTTAACGGTTTCTTAGGTGGTAAATTTAGTCGGCAAGATCCTATTTTACCTCAGTTAATCAAAAGCTTATCGGCACATCGTGAGCAGGCAAAGTGTGAACGTAATGGGCCTTTATCGCAAGCGATTAAGATTATTATGAATTCCTTTTACGGTGTATTGGGCTCTAATGGCTGTGTATTTCATGATACCAGATTGGCGAGCTCTATTACGCTAAGAGGTCATGAGATCATGA is a window of Shewanella sp. VB17 DNA encoding:
- a CDS encoding DNA polymerase II; amino-acid sequence: MSTEVSLQISVKGRILSRHVVQQSGSLWLHYYINTIAGPILVQIPNAEYLCFCATSTLDRLLSASDLTTIRTKPLALKNFDLNNVTALYCSSRQSFRNLTRASVDLAIPLYEADIRPEHRYLIERYIALDVEFIGEYASNHQQDLPILIGNRARKAELTMPLKAISLDFECRFDGELYSVGLYGKSGDTAYQKVMMIGVAPNISHHSCLGTEDLQQAREYVEWVADERSLILQLIAWFHEYDPDIIIGWAVVTFDLALLYRRAKALGIKLSIGRGGAELGWKVADKFRPESLSLPGRVVLDGIDWLKAAFYRFDNFSLECVSQSLLGEGKAIHSVENRVDEINDLFVHDKLALAHYNLTDSRLVWDIFTHTQLFEFAIERSRLTGLELGRVGGSVAAFNNLYLPHLHRAGFVAPAMASTQGVASPGGYVMDSLPGLYQNIIVLDFKSLYPSIIRTFLIDPKGLIQGLSMPELDTVNGFLGGKFSRQDPILPQLIKSLSAHREQAKCERNGPLSQAIKIIMNSFYGVLGSNGCVFHDTRLASSITLRGHEIMKQTKVWIEAQGYKVIYGDTDSTFVWLGDSEPALDVDSIGQRLVKGINQQWQQKLRETMNIESFLELEYESHYEQFFMPTLRGSLKGSKKRYVGAFTQSDGELALVFKGMEQVRSDWSPLSRRVQEVLYYRLFSKQDVTAFLQEVITDLLAGKLDSELVFSKTLRRDIIDYTAKSSPHVKAAQIQYELSGQERWSKKGARIDYLMTVDGAEPAFYRQANIDYQYYIDRQLGPIADPVLSILGDSFFNMTSKQLTLI